From the Pseudomonadota bacterium genome, the window CCTGCTGGGAGCGCCCCTCGGCGTCAAGGGCCTTGTAGCGGAAGTGTGCCATGCGCCTGACGACCTCTCGCATCTGCATCGCCGCCCGATGAGCCTCTGTGCTGGCGCCGTGCGTCAGAACCTTGTCGCCGGCCGCGGCAACCTCCTGCCGGAGGAGGCCGTGTCGCGTGAGGGGCGGTCACGACATCCAGGCGGCCACCATCTCATCCATGGAGCGGCACTGGAACCCGCTTCGCTCCAGCCGTCGGATGATGCGATCGACCCCCTCGACGGTGTCGGCGCGCGAGGTGGTGGGGGGCGTCTTCGAGGGGTAGTTGCCCCCGTCGTGCAGCAGGATGATGTCGCCCAGCTTCGGGTCGGCGGCGCCCAGCGCCTCGACAACCTCGGGGCCGGGGTTTCGCCAGTCCTGCGATGAGCGGGTCCAGAGCACGGTGAGGTAGCCGCGGGCGCGCAGCTCGATCAGCACCCGCCGATTGAAGAAGCCCCAGGGGGGACGGAAGTACTGCGGGCGCTTACCCGTGGCCTTCTCGATGGCGTCGGCCGCGCGATCGATCTCCTCGCAGAGGCTGCGCGCGTCAAGCAGGGGAAGAGGGCGATGCGAGTGACTGTGGCTGCCGATGCTGTGCCCACGGCGTGCGATCTCGGCTGCTACCTCCGGATGTCGCTCCACCGCTTCGCCGACCAGGAAGAACGTCGCTTTCACCCGATGTCGGTCGAGCACGTCGAGAATCTTCGGGGTCCACTCTGGCGAGGGGCCGTCATCGAAGGTGAGAGAGGCCGCCTTGAACGGGAAGCGGACCTCGCGGATGGTGCCCTGTGGATCGCCCAGCCCCATGGTCTGATATCGGGGGA encodes:
- a CDS encoding polysaccharide deacetylase family protein, which produces MPALPLWFTLGLVLAAYGAFVASHYYAPTLRQQAACFIGAYVALFAGLTALGDDTRGAVLGRLSWMFSTRTTLSDSLVPLAICAGLFGLWLMYFIPRYQTMGLGDPQGTIREVRFPFKAASLTFDDGPSPEWTPKILDVLDRHRVKATFFLVGEAVERHPEVAAEIARRGHSIGSHSHSHRPLPLLDARSLCEEIDRAADAIEKATGKRPQYFRPPWGFFNRRVLIELRARGYLTVLWTRSSQDWRNPGPEVVEALGAADPKLGDIILLHDGGNYPSKTPPTTSRADTVEGVDRIIRRLERSGFQCRSMDEMVAAWMS